The Estrella lausannensis genomic interval TATTTGTTCCAATTAGCCAATTTATTGATTCGTTTGCCCTTGAACCGGGGGAAGACATAAATACTATCCTCGAACACGCTCTTCCAGGCTTGGGAACTCGCGATCTAATAAACCAAGCTTATGCGTATGGTGGGAAAGAATTTCTTGCGAAGCGATTCAAAACTGCGGGCGATGGTGGCATAATCGCAGCTCCATCTTTGCTTGGAGCACAATTATTTCTAGCTGCGCATGGATATTTAGAGATCTCGGCAAATAAACTTTGTGATTCAAATCTTGACTTGGAAATTTGGGATGGGATTATTCCCCTAAAAGAAGTAGTGGCGACGCGATAAATCCAATCAAAATTTCCAAATATACCCCCTTATTCCTAATATGCCAATTCGTGCGACCCGAATTAAAACAACTGCTAAGAAACAGGGGTTTGGTGGTACGATTTCTCAAATTTTGCAAGCAAAGAACTTTTGAACAGTTTCAGAAATGTCCCAAGAAGTTCTTTATAGAAATAACCGGCGAGTGCCACCACTCCTTCAGTCTCTTCAGAATTTCCACTTAAAAACACCACAATTTCAGATCCCTCTTTCTTGAAATATCGTCTAAAGTCGAGGAATTTTATGTGTGTGGATGCGCTTAAATTTCTGAATATAAGAATGTAGAGCCATTCTAGTGAAATCGATTCGATCTGGTTATCGGTATTGTGTTTGTCTACATGATGCGCCCGTCCTTGTGTATCCAAGATCAAAGCCCCAGGAAATTTTTCGATTTTTTTTCTTACTTTCTTCTCTTGGGTGGCTATCTTTTTCAGAGTTTTTTCTACGTCTTTTATGGACACATTGGTTTCGGATGCACGTTGAGGATTGTGCCTTATAAATCTTAGTGCATGCTCAAGCTGTTTTTTCCTTTCCAATAGACTATCCAGGTAGAAGACGTGCACATGTTTTCTCCTGTTACAAAACAAGAATCTTGCATTTATGAGGTTCTCGCAAAGTGGTCGTAATAGAGCATTGGCGGGAGGAGATCGGTTTTCCTCGCATAATCGGAAAATTCCTTCTGTATAGCTATGTGCAGCTACAAGCATTGGGAAAAACACCTTTTTTACCCCCCTTAATTTAGTGATTTTGATTTTTTGCTGCTCCATGCATTTTACCCCAAAATCTAAAAGAGAGCCTAAAGAAGATAGATCTGTCATGAAATGATTATTATTTTCAATTGGTATAAATAAACAAGTGTGAACTAGGTTTTTGTAAAAAACCACATCTTTTTCAATAATAGGAATCTAGCGCCTTAAGACGGATTTTGCATTAAAAAAGGTTGTTCTTGTTCGCTAATACTCTAACGCACTATAATTAGCTGCTGTTTTGTTTATAATGTATTTTTAATGGTGTTTTATGTTTTTTCCAGTAGGCGCAGACTCTGTAGTGAGGAATTACAGTGAGCAGATTTCTAAAGAAATTATCGAAACAATAGATCCAAAGGTAATCGAGGTGCTCAAGCAAGGAGGATTAACCGCTGAGCAGGCCGATTCCATTCCCAAAACTCTTAAAAAAATAGCAGAAGAAGCCGAACTCACCTTTGGAAATTTGGACGAATTGTCGTTGGTGGATGAAAAAGTAAAATCAATGATCAAACAAAAACTTCTCGGTGTCATTGAGTCGATTGCCGAGACAATGAGTAACCAAGAACCCGATCTTATTCGCGAAGCAGGGTTATCCGAAGCCGTATTTAGTCATAAAGAGGACTATCATCCGATTCTGGCTACTGAATCCCTGGCTACTTGCATTGGTCTTGCAGGCTATGATCCTGTAAATAATTTTGGATTCGTCATTCACTTCACTGGCGAGGATGAAGTCAAAGCCAGCGGGGAAACGTTGCTGGGGCGCATACGTGCATACAGGGAGAATACGGCGGCTCCGCTGCTAATTCACCTACGAGGAGGAGTCAGAGGGTGGTCCGAATCTACATTATCCGCGGTCAAAAGCTGGATTGCAGCCGAAGATTTGCATAGCATTATAGCCTCTGAGGATACTTTGCAAGAGCCTATCAAACCGGGCGTGGGGTTGCCTGTGGTGAGCGGAAGCATCAAACTTGACGTGCGTACAGGAGTTTGCGAAAAGTATGATTCACAAGAGGATAATCCTTATACAAAGATGAAAAAGCACGATATCAGTGAATTTAAGGATGGAGTTGTTCCTGAGATGTTAGTTCAGTTAGCTAAAAAGAAGCCTGAAATTAATATCGTTTACGACTCAAAAAAATAAGAGACGAAGTAAAAATTAGATCAAACATTTTGAAAGTTTCTCTTCAGCTCCCCCAGCCTTGGAGTGCTCCCCATTTAGACCGGACCACCTAACTTGCTCTTAAGACATAGGAGTAAGACTAGGCGTATGACTGAATTTAAACTTATTACCTCGGTAGAAAGAAGAAGGCGATGGACTCTCGAAGAGAAGCGCCAAATCATCCAGGAAACCTACCAATCCGGTAACTCTGTTTCCCAAGTCGCTAGGAAATATGGTATAACTCCCAGTCAGCTATTTCAGTGGAGGACCCGGATGGAAGACGGAGCTTTAAAAGGAATCAGTTGCCAAGACGAGCTTTTACCTAAAGCTCAGGTCAAAGAGTTAGAAAAAAGAATCAGGGAATTAGAAAGGATTTTAGGTCGTAAGACCCTTGAAAATGAAATTTTGAAGGAAGCCGTAAGAATAGGTCGGGAAAAAAAACTGATCTCGCGGCAGCCATTGCCAGGACTGGAAGATTTAGAATCAGACAGATAGCGGAGGTTATGCAAGTGTCCCGCTCTAATTTGATTCAAAATTTGAATGGTCAGAACAAGAGACCAAGGAAATACAAAATTGCTCAGGACGAAGAGTTGATTCCTTTGATTCAAAAGATCATCAAGGAAAGACCGACCTATGGTTATCGTAGGGTTTTGGCATTAATGAACAAGGAGCTCTCAAAGCAAAACAAGGCATTTGTCAATCATAAGCGAGTTTACCGCTTGATGAAGCAAAATGGTCTTCTTCTGCAGAGAGCTCCCAGAAGACCGAAAAGAGCTCATACCGGAAAAGTAGAAACTCTTCACAGCAATACTCGATGGTGCTCTGACAGCTTCTCCATTCAATGCAAAAATGGGGATCAAGTCCATGTGGCTTTCTCGCTTGATACTTGCGACCGAGAAGTGATGCGCTATATTGCATCTACCATAGGAATCGATGGGCAAGCGATAAGGGATTTGATGCTGGAGACCGTCGAATACAGGTTTGACATAGCTAGGGTTTCAAGACCGGTGCAATGGCTTACAGATAATGGAAGCTGTTACACGGCTAAAGAAACTGTTTCTTTTGGAAGAAGTTTGGGGCTGGATATCAGAACAACTCCGACATATAGTCCTGAAAGCAATGGAATGGCGGAAGCATTCGTTAAGACCTTTAAGAGGGATTGCGTTTGGTTTGGCAATCTATCGGATGCCAAGGCCGTAATGGATCAGCTCCCAAGCTGGATCCATGATTATAATGAGAAAGCACCCCATAAGGCGCTAAATATGCTCTCACCACGAGAGTTTTTAAAGGAACGAAAACTTGCAAGTTAGTGGTCCGGTTTTATAGGGGCAACTCCAAGCCTCAAAGACAGACCTTACAGGTTCTGTCTTTTTGTTTTTTAGTTGTTAATAAATTTATTAGGATTGAGTAGGGAAGTTTTTTTATGGTAAAGTTCTACACTTCAATCTTACTAAAATAGGATATTGGCAATTGAAAACTGCACATAATGATTTTTGTGGGGCACATATCTCACCTAAAGCGCGCTTTGTTGCACTGCTGCTTTGTTGGTTTTTAGGATGGCTCGGCGCACATCGCTTTTACGTAGGAAAGGTGGGTACGGCGATACTTATGATTTTAACGCTTGGCGGGCTGGGCGTCTGGAGCTTTATCGATTTGATTTTGATCCTTGTAGGATCTTTTCGGGATAAGCAGGGACGTGCGGTTTTTTATTGGTTTGAGCGTCACTCTTTTTGCTAATTTCTGAAGTGAGGGCACCCCCTTCACCGATTGAGGCTTCCTAGAAATTGCCAAGCAGATGTATCATCCCTCTTTAAATTTTAGCCACACCATGATGAGTCACGATTTTATATCCCTTCCCCTGATTGCCGACCACGAGGACAAAAGCTCCGCCCTCAAAAATCGGATTCGCAAAAATTACCGCCATGTGCGCAAATGGGCCAACCGGACAAAGACGAACTGTTTTCGGATTTATGACCGCGATATCAAAGAGTATCCGCTGGCAATCGACTACTATGACGGCCGTTTTTGCGTCCAATATTTCTCCTTCAACCGCGATGAGGATGAAGCTCCTGAGGAGCTGGTAGGGGAAATTAACGGTGTGCTTGCCTCCATTTTTGGTGCAACCCCCGCTATCATCTACTGGCGATCGCGAATCAGGCGCAAAAAGCTGGAACAGTACGAAAAGCAGGCTGAGGAACAGGACTTTTTCACCGTCCTCGAGTATGGGGTGAAATTCAGTGTGAATCTTCAGGATTATCTGGATACCGGACTATTTCTTGACCATCGTGAAACAAGACAGATGGCGGCCGCTCTTGCCAAAGGCAAGCGTCTGTTGAATCTGTTTGCCTACACCGGTTCCTTTAGCGTTCACGCGGCTCTTGCCGGAGCGGCTTTCACCAAGAGTGTAGACCTCTCCAATACCTACACACAATGGACTCAAAATAATTTCGCTTTGAATTCCATCAGCACGAAAAACCACCATATCGTGCGCGCCGACTGCCTAAGGTTTTTGGAGGACGAGGTGTGCTCCAACAATCGTTACGACGTCATTGTCATTGATCCCCCAACGATCTCCCGTTCAAAAAAAATGGAGCAGATGTTTGATGTCCAGCGCGACTATGCTTATCTTATCGAATGTGCATTGAAGCTCCTTTTACCGGGAGGGGTTATATTATTTAGCACCAATTCGCGCAGGTTTGTCTTTGACTCCTCGTATTTTCCTGATTGTTCGATCCAGGAGATATCGCAAAAGACGATTCCGCTTGATTTTCACCAGAAAAAAATTCATCGCTGCTGGAAGTTGACAGCCCGTTAGCAAGAGGCCGGCGGTGCTTGTGAGAAAAGTTCGCATGTTCCCGGAAGGAATTTCCAGCTCATCTTGTTTTTGCACCGGTTTCGCATTAAATGCTGCAGGGTAAGCCCGCCCAACCTGCTTATATCATGAAATAAAGCGCGCTTC includes:
- a CDS encoding IS3 family transposase (programmed frameshift) → MTEFKLITSVERRRRWTLEEKRQIIQETYQSGNSVSQVARKYGITPSQLFQWRTRMEDGALKGISCQDELLPKAQVKELEKRIRELERILGRKTLENEILKEAVRIGRGKKTDLAAAIARTGRFRIRQIAEVMQVSRSNLIQNLNGQNKRPRKYKIAQDEELIPLIQKIIKERPTYGYRRVLALMNKELSKQNKAFVNHKRVYRLMKQNGLLLQRAPRRPKRAHTGKVETLHSNTRWCSDSFSIQCKNGDQVHVAFSLDTCDREVMRYIASTIGIDGQAIRDLMLETVEYRFDIARVSRPVQWLTDNGSCYTAKETVSFGRSLGLDIRTTPTYSPESNGMAEAFVKTFKRDCVWFGNLSDAKAVMDQLPSWIHDYNEKAPHKALNMLSPREFLKERKLAS
- a CDS encoding DUF5677 domain-containing protein, which gives rise to MEQQKIKITKLRGVKKVFFPMLVAAHSYTEGIFRLCEENRSPPANALLRPLCENLINARFLFCNRRKHVHVFYLDSLLERKKQLEHALRFIRHNPQRASETNVSIKDVEKTLKKIATQEKKVRKKIEKFPGALILDTQGRAHHVDKHNTDNQIESISLEWLYILIFRNLSASTHIKFLDFRRYFKKEGSEIVVFLSGNSEETEGVVALAGYFYKELLGTFLKLFKSSLLAKFEKSYHQTPVS
- a CDS encoding class I SAM-dependent methyltransferase codes for the protein MMSHDFISLPLIADHEDKSSALKNRIRKNYRHVRKWANRTKTNCFRIYDRDIKEYPLAIDYYDGRFCVQYFSFNRDEDEAPEELVGEINGVLASIFGATPAIIYWRSRIRRKKLEQYEKQAEEQDFFTVLEYGVKFSVNLQDYLDTGLFLDHRETRQMAAALAKGKRLLNLFAYTGSFSVHAALAGAAFTKSVDLSNTYTQWTQNNFALNSISTKNHHIVRADCLRFLEDEVCSNNRYDVIVIDPPTISRSKKMEQMFDVQRDYAYLIECALKLLLPGGVILFSTNSRRFVFDSSYFPDCSIQEISQKTIPLDFHQKKIHRCWKLTAR
- a CDS encoding TM2 domain-containing protein, producing the protein MKTAHNDFCGAHISPKARFVALLLCWFLGWLGAHRFYVGKVGTAILMILTLGGLGVWSFIDLILILVGSFRDKQGRAVFYWFERHSFC